One Glycine max cultivar Williams 82 chromosome 1, Glycine_max_v4.0, whole genome shotgun sequence genomic window, tccttttgctttcaaattttaaaaaaaattataaataattttatttatttgtttattaaataaatatttttaattttacttgttattagtttcatttaatatcttgtatatattttctatataattttgtttagtatgttatacattttttaatattttttatttaatatattttttatatttaaaatttagataattttttaataattttattgaatttgatttgttttgtaaatgaaataaaaagtaacataaagatatttaatatatttttttgaatatttgttttattttaaatacttaaaattgaaaaaaaaattaaaacaaatattaaaatatttttttatgaatattaaattataatttatgaaataatattatttattttgaataaaggaatttacaattaacaatatctaataatttaataataaaattagtttttaaattaaaaacaacataacaCATTAATGTAAAATGaacattacaaattaaaaagaaacataaaaagtaaaaaatatattagttgcGTATTTGTTTGTATTGACAGTTATTacatttatgttaaaaaaaacaagtcattttcatttaaatgtcttgaatttttaaatttacttgttttaaaattttattttttaaaatttaagtattttatattgaatatacaaatatattgaataaaatattattcaaaaattatataaaatatttaaaatgaaaaaaatgatattaaaaaatatatataacatattaaataaaaacatataaatattatatacaagatattaaataaaaataataacaagtaaaatttaaaatatttatttaataattaaataagtaaaattatttacaattttaataaaaaaaattgaaagcaaaagaaaaaaggaaatacaaataaataaaaaatcctaaaaaagtGGATTTGGTTATATATTATTAGAATCAGGATTATAAGCTTAATTCAATCTTATAAAATCAGTTTAAAaagtgataattattttttcacttatattatACTTTAATTTGGTCATATTTTTTACCGATCGATGTGAGACTACAACCACTTAAAGAGGGCTAGGAGGTGGTCATAATTAAGGTGACTTTTTGACATTCCCTCTCACGCCAAGGATTTCTAGCTATAAGCATGTCAAATGCAGGTGACCCACCAATGAATCTATGATAGATTCTAATAACATATTAGAATGTGGATTATGAATCTAATTCAaccatacaaaaataaattataaagtaaAGATTGTCTCTCacttatatactttaatttaatcatatttttagttGATGTGAAATTAAACCATCACTCTTGAGGTTGCAATTAAGGCACCCAAAGGGGTTTCTCAACTacattatcaaaaaaattaagaaagaccTCAACTAAGGCAGGCTAAGGGGATTTGCAATCAAGGTAGTTTTAACAATACTTCTCCTCACGTTTAAGACTTCAATATGGAGTGTGCTAAATGCATGTAGGTGGCTCACATATAGTTTTAGGATAGATTTTGATATcaatgttaaaatataaattatgaacTTAACTTAACCTTACAAAATTTACTTATAAGGTGAGAGAGTttctttttacttatatatatactttaataCCTAGATATTTAACTAACGTGTTATATAAGTGTCAATAGCATTGTTAACTGGCAGACATCAAGTTGATTAACATTTCACAATTGTAGAAATTAATTTGGAATTTTGTTAATATCAAGGACCTACACCAATATTTAACTTCGACGACAAATCAAGAGAATTCGAAACAAACATATAATGGATAagaatgaatatataaaattagaaataaatgagaaattttataaactaatttgGATCTCCTTTTTAGAcgaatattttgaaaaatgttagaaatacTCTTTAACCATTAATTACTTACAATAATAGTATACGTATAAGAGACCTACTAATACTGCAACACGGATTCATCAAAGTTTGAATGTACTCAAAAGGTTAACACACACCTAAACATAGAATTTTTaggcttttttttattatcaaaagagcgttatttttcaattgggagtaagttttaaaaaattacctaaAAATGGATAAGTCGTAATAGGTGTTACAACTTCTTCTGAGTTAGAAATCGTAATATTTGTTatgattttctattttctttttcaactcaAGTCGTAAAATTATGtacaatttcaattaatttttttttacaacttcaaagttataaggaattttttttattttacgactttgaagttgtaaatcacttttttttaatgtttaagttattttttttttcaaatttataaattttttacgatttttttcttatttttttttaaattatttaaatgtagaaataatattaatttgacttattaatagtatattttttatagctttattttatatgttattaatttattttaatattttattattaaaaatatgttatatatttttaatattgttttatttaaatgtttttgtttatttaaaatttagataatctattaataaaaatacataataaaattaaaaacaacataattaatacCTTAGTATAAAATGGACAatacaaatgaaagaaaaacataaaaagtacaAGTTATATTAGTTATGTACTTGTTTATATGGATAATTATTACAATTATGTCCTTCATTTCTACATAATGAGCATTTCTTAGGTCTATTTGGAATTGGTTAGTCCATCTCATTATGTATTCGAGTAGTGGTCGGCTTTCCTGAAGTCTGTCGTCATTTCGAAGGATTAGACATAAAATGTGAACCTGAATAGGTCATGTGTCTTCACTTCCAAGGAAATGAAAGTGATGCGgataaactttgaaaatatttttcaacttgTATACAAGGTCAACAAagtcatcataatttaaattataaaagcaCATGGTACAATTGCATGCAAGCAAGGTAGTCAAAGTGTTTGAAATTGTCCACAATCACACGACCATTCATTCAAATTGTCTACAATGCGAGAAAGCTACGTATTTGTAATTTCTTGAACCTCAAACTCTCATGTTTCTTGAACATACATGCAAACATAATGCGAGGTAACAATATGTTGATTTTCTCGCATCATGACACATACGTCTTCAGAGTATCTACGTTCTGCCTTTATCATATTCACGATTTTGATGCCTTTAGTAACAAatgaatcatttattttattaaatgtttcattGACTAAGGCAATAATAAGTAATGCTTGGGCTCCTTTCAAAACAGAATTTATACATTCGACAAGGTTGGTAGTCATATGGCGATACCGTGTTCCTTCATCATAGGCCTCAACCCATCTACTCTTAGAAATTTGATCAATCAATCTGTTGCTTGTGGAAACTCTACTTGCATTGTGAGCAACTTTGCCTCAAATCGTGGTTTTCCATCTCATATCATATgcgaaaagataaaataataataaatatagtgaAGATGTAATAAAGCAAAAATATGATGCATGAAATAGGGAGAAACATACTCGTATTGATGGCTTCTTTTTTTaagtcaatatttttaaattgttggttgaaatttgaagtcataaaaaatttaatgtttaagttatttttttcaaatttataattttttaatctcataaaaaattataaatttgaagtcataaaaaataggattttttataattttttaatgtcataaaaaattataaatttgaagtcataaaaaatttaatgtttaagtaacttgtaaaacaaaaaaaaatccttatcactttgaagtcataaaaaaattaactaaaattataaataattttacaactttaattaaaaaaataaaaaaaaaaaaacataataaaagttAGGACTCCTAACTCAGAAGTCGTAAGTGAAAAATAACACTTAAGAATATccctttttgataaaaaaaagccaaatttttattctatttattctCAATTGCTCACAGCCTATACAGGCAATAAGTGGGAAATGGCTTATTAATTTTCATGTATATACAGGTGATTATATATGTAACACTTAAGACTTTTACACATATCCTATCATCGATCAGGTCCTAAGACTTAGGCAAATGTTTGATGAGCatgcaaaaattaaaagacatgCAATAATATATAGTATTGGACTTAATTAGGCAAGAATCTCATCAAGAGGCTTGGACTCTAGTTTGACCTTATCCAAGTCCTGCAACTGCTTCTTCTCCCTGGCCAACTTTTTGAGCCTAGCAATCTCAAGGTCCTTGTTCATCTTCCTTCTGTACATCTCGGCGAATGAGATTGGTTCTTCAAGCACAGGCTTGCCTCCCTCTTCAACTTTGAGCGGATACACAATTGCCTCTTGTGCTGGGTTTTGGAATGTGGCTATGGATACACGGCTGCAGCTTGAGTTCACCACTGCTTGGTGATCAGCATTCTTGAACCTTCCATTACTCAGATACTGCATCACAAATATGTTACCCgcataaattaattgaattctCTCAGTAATAGATaggtagaaagaaaaaaagttaaatatcataaatggaagaaatatttataaacatgaGATTAAGAATGTTGATTTAAGTATGATGTTAAATTCATTTATAAGattactataataataataagtaatttaATGAGGACAACACAAACATTAATACGGTACCGCATTAATTCTCCCCAAAAGCTTTGgataattatttcattaaagaCATTAGGACTTTGTTATTTGTACgctataataatttttcatattttttttatgattttaaatttcaaaatataaaaatcaagtaCTCCATAATAAAATAGCAGTGTATTTATATGCAAACTTAATAGTGTAcatatactaataattaatgtaaaatttttgtgtgtgtatatatatatatatatatatatatatatatatatatatatatatatatatatatataaatttgtaattaattattagtgtaaaatgtttttaaactaaaaggtatataaaaataaagaaaaatgctaACAAATACCTACCGatattgattaaataatttaaagtaaaaatatttttatttggtaagtaaaaaattacatcgataattatttttttatattgttttataatttatataataaatagtattttttaaaatttcttaaccaatatcttaaagataaagaaagaaaaaatgtataGCAAATATACTTACATGACCATGATCTCCAAGGTTGACGACAAAAGCTCCCTCAATGGGTTGAACCGTAATCCAAGTGTTGCCATTATCTCTTGTAGCTTGAAGACCACCAACCAGGTCTTGAAGCAGAAGGGTGATGGTGCCCGGGTCAGTGTGACGCTTCACTCCGAGTGTGAGCTCCGGTTGAGGGCATTTCGGGTAGAAATTGACCACAATCTTCTGGTCCATATCCACACTCGCCTTCCTCACTGCTTCTTTATCCAATCCCATAGCCTCAGACAACACCTCCAACAACTTGCATGCCAAAGCCATGAGGTTGTCGCTGTACTCCTCCGTCACCTTTCTCCACCCTTCTGGCTTCTCCGGCCACCTCGTATAGTCCCTGCTTTTCATTGGCTGTGAAAAATATATCACTATCTCTCTCCAATCCTGCACCGCTTCTCCCTGCATGCCATGCAAATTAAGCTTGTTCTcaggaaaataaaatgaattcaattctttctctttcttttgttgCCTATATATCAGTCATACAATTCACGTGTCTATGTTTTTTAAGGTATGATAATATAAAGGaggaataattatatatagagaTATTCTCTCTATCGTATCGtctttttaataattcttttacacttcataaaaaatcttatatgaaaataattatatttagtatatGATATTTGCGTTATTTAATGAAGATGTTGCTTACGTCATTATTTATTAATGAGTATTTAATATgctttattgaatatttttaactactttaaaagaataaatattcaatactattttttatttattttttcttaattaataccTTGAGAACATTAATTTTCATTGAGACAAAACTTAAATTCAGTATTATAGTAAGTACTTTTGATCTTATTTCCATGTTAAAATTAGAGTTTCTCTATGCACAACGAGCAGGGTCAGTAGGTGGGAATTCAGATCCCATGAGTTACAAATCGAATTTTATCATAGATGAAACTCTATTTTTTATACCTAGGTTTTGTCTTTATCATCGTTAGTGATtaaaatttgattcattttaaaaaaaaaaccttgtggatgaaatcaaattaaagaaagtaaAGTTATGTTATGTAGAAACATCGATCACATGTGCATAATATAGGGTTTGGGAAATAATTTACTTGAAGGTGGCTGGAGACTAAGAAACCTCCCTTCTTGCCACCGGTCATGTCAAAGCGAAGCTTCTCTTCGGGTGGCAAAGCGAAGAATTGTTTGGCGAGACGAGTCATCTCCGACACGAGTTTGGTGTCGACGCCATGATCAACAATCTGGAAAATACCCCACTCCTCAAAGGCCTCCACAATCTTCTTGCATATCTCTCCTCTGCGCCCATCCTCCTCTTCCAATCCAGCAAGTGAAATAACTGGAATATCGTTGCTGAATTCGTTGTAAGCGACCTTTGGACGCTCGTCTTCGTCACGAACAAAACGAGACTCAATACTCTTTTCCTCAACAAGAGAATTCAGCGTTTTTGCCGGTGCCATATTGTGTTTTGTGTTAATGAACGAACGTAGGAACCGAAGATTATTGAGGAGGGATGcataagagaatgaaaagatatttttatattaatggtTAGGAGAATGGAAAGAGGAGGGAATGGGTGCTATAACTAACTTCCTAGCCTTCCTTTGTGAATGAatgatctatttttttatttttttttatttttatgaatgatttaATTAAAGCTT contains:
- the LOC100818312 gene encoding naringenin,2-oxoglutarate 3-dioxygenase, whose protein sequence is MAPAKTLNSLVEEKSIESRFVRDEDERPKVAYNEFSNDIPVISLAGLEEEDGRRGEICKKIVEAFEEWGIFQIVDHGVDTKLVSEMTRLAKQFFALPPEEKLRFDMTGGKKGGFLVSSHLQGEAVQDWREIVIYFSQPMKSRDYTRWPEKPEGWRKVTEEYSDNLMALACKLLEVLSEAMGLDKEAVRKASVDMDQKIVVNFYPKCPQPELTLGVKRHTDPGTITLLLQDLVGGLQATRDNGNTWITVQPIEGAFVVNLGDHGHYLSNGRFKNADHQAVVNSSCSRVSIATFQNPAQEAIVYPLKVEEGGKPVLEEPISFAEMYRRKMNKDLEIARLKKLAREKKQLQDLDKVKLESKPLDEILA